From Vanrija pseudolonga chromosome 1, complete sequence, a single genomic window includes:
- the UBLCP1 gene encoding Ubiquitin-like domain-containing CTD phosphatase 1 — MSSPDQGPSSSGAAGSGDASAPTSLPSLPSKRPLSPGSSTEDSRTPRTHTPATAAAGPSTSPTPDDDADEQVEDALDASAGAQPVTTEEWYELQFKWSGKSFDLRVSSSDLVYDLRTQIETLTSVPPDAQKILGLVRGKLGGDVDGVRIGTLGVKPNAKFTLVGTPEHLRFKEREGPPPPDEFDIAYSSARPSGARKLIPPADDPRNKRQVEKIIIKYPITVMNEPREGKGLLVLDLDYTMVDSRPLLDGALPPLECARPGLHEFLERVYPFYDIVVWSQTSWMWLESKLVELGVLGGEGRYKICFVADRTTMFPIFSERGGKLIKHEVKPLAYFWATFPQWSPKNTIHIDDLARNFALNPSEGLKIRAYKGAGTPDGLRDRELDKLGAYLTEIAEHVNDFTTLDHSRWKKRQATARPLGGESGAVGGGPSDGTAGGNSG; from the exons ATGTCCAGTCCCGATCAGGGGCCGTCTTCCTCgggagcagcaggcagcggcgacgccTCCGCCCCCACATCCCTTCCCTCCCTTCCCTCCAAGCGTCCCCTCTCGccaggcagcagcactgAGGACTctcgcacgccgcgcacacacacacctgctactgctgctgccggcccgtcgacctcgcccacgcccgacgacgacgcggacgagcaggtggaggacgcgctcgacgccagcgccggcgcgcagcccgtcACCACGGAAGAGTGGTACGAGCTGCAGTTCAAGTGGTCGGGCAAGAGCTTTGACCTGCGCGTGAGCTCGAGCGACCT AGTGTACGACCTGCGTACCCAGATCGAGACGCTCACGTCCgtgccgcccgacgcgcagaagatcctcggcctcgtgcgcGGCAAGCTCGGAGGCGATGTTGACGGCGTGCGGATAGGCACGCTTGGCGTCAAGCCCAACGCCAAGTTCACGCTCGTCGGTACTCCAGAACACCTGCGCttcaaggagcgcgagggcccgcccccgccagaCGAGTTCGATATCGCCTACTCGTCCGCGCGTCCCTCTGGTGCGCGCAAGCTCATTCCCCCTGCGGACGACCCAAGGAATAAGCGTCAGGTCGAGAAGATCATCATCAAGTATCCAATCACG GTTATGAATGAACcgcgcgagggcaaggggCTTCTAGTGCTCGACTTGGACTATA CGATGGTCGACTCGCGTCCGCTTCTAGACGGGGCACTACCACCACTGGAGTGTGCGCGTCCCGGGCTGCATGAGTTCCTGGAGCG CGTCTACCCATTCTACGATATCGTGGTCTGGAGCCAGACGAGCTGGATGTGGCTCGAGagcaagctcgtcgagctcggcgtgcttggcggcgagggacgTTACAAG ATTTGCTTCGTGGCGGATCGGACGACCATGTTTCCA ATCTTCAGCGAACGTGGCGGCAAGTTGATCAAGCATGA AGTTAAACCACTGGCGTATTTTTGGGCCACGTTCCCGCAGTGGTCACCCAAGAAC ACCATCCACATTGACGACCTTGCGCGCAACTTTGCCCTCAACCCCAGTGAGGGACTCAAG ATTCGTGCATACAAGGGAGCCGGGACTCCGGATGGGCTGCGCGACCGAGAACTGGACAAGCTCGGTGCATAC CTGACGGAAATTGCCGAGCACGTGAATGATTTCACCACGCTTGACCATTCG CGTTGGAAGAAGAGGCAAGCCACTGCCCGTCCGCTGGGTGGTGAGAGTGGAGCTGTGGGGGGTGGCCCGTCGGATGGAACGGCTGGAGGCAACAGTGGCTAG
- the NHP6_3 gene encoding Non-histone chromosomal protein 6, translated as MQPHSHTDSTLLTHSTPSHQWPRCVQQQMPKVSAKDSKKVVDTKAKRGKKDPNKPKRALSAYMFFVQDWRERIKSENADAGFGDVGRLLGAKWKEMSDAEKKPYEDKAHADKDRAAREKAAYDASNGKKPRKAKAPVQEDDDDESD; from the exons atgcAACCACACTCACACACCGATTCAACCCTTCTCACACACTCCACTCCATCTCACCAATGGCCACGATGCGTGCAACAACAGATGCCCAAGGTTTCTGCCAAGGACTCCAAgaaggtcgtcgacaccaaggccaagcgcggAAAGAAGGACCCCAACAAGCCCAAGCGCGCCCTCTCCGCCTACATGTTCTTCGTCCAGGACTGGCGTGAGCGCATCAAGTCGGagaacgccgacgccggcttCGGCGACGTTGGCCGTCTCCTCGGTGCCAAGTGGAAGGAGATgtcggacgccgagaagaagccttacgaggacaaggcccacgccgacaaggacCGTGCCGCCCGCGAGAAGGCTGCCTACGACGCCAGCAACGGCAAGAAGCCCAGGAAGGCCAAGGCTCCTGT ccaggaggacgacgacgacgagtccgaCTAA
- the DSP2 gene encoding putative tyrosine-protein phosphatase DSP2, whose amino-acid sequence MRSATVQRGSTNKSGRFASSLIVNIAQRPSPPPPNPMAALPPALRPSTVASLDPPPVLVPPINFALVAPGVYRSGHPNRKNFGFLARLGLKTVVYVEHADEYRTDGADFVAQEGLVFHHLDLSDEEALFTTHGRERLHAALAIILDTRNYPLMIHDDTGKATATLVCALVRCFQRWALTAVFAEGDMFAGAGGSEGGGVGPAGREFIAMFRPESVPLDAGHLAPWAR is encoded by the exons ATGCGGAGCGCCACAGTCCAACGAGGATCAACGAACAAGTCAGGCCGattcgcctcgtcgctcatcGTCAACATTGCCCAACGTCCAtctcccccaccacccaaccccaTGGCAGCgctcccgcccgccctccGCCCATCGACggtcgcgtcgctcgaccCGCCGCCGGTCCTGGTCCCGCCAATCAACtttgcgctcgtcgcgccgggcgTGTACCGGTCGGGCCATCCGAACCGCAAGAACTTTGGGTTTCTGGCCAGATTGGGCTTGAAGACGGTTGT ctatgtcgagcacgccgacgagtaCCGCACCGACGGGGCAGATTTCGTCGCGCAGGAGGGGCTCGTGTTCCACCACCTGGATCTGAGCGATGAAGAG GCCCTGTTCACGACCCACGGGAGGGAAAGGCTacacgccgcgctggccaTCATCCTCGACACGCGCAACTACCCGCTCATGATCCACGACGACACGGGCAAGGCGACGGCCACGCTCGTGTGTGCCCTCGTGCGGTGCTTCCAGCGGTGGGCGCTCACGGCGGTGTTTGCCGAGGGCGACATgttcgccggcgcgggcgggagcgagggcggcggtgttGGGCCTGCGGGGCGCGAG TTTATCGCCATGTTTAGGCCTGAGAGCGTGCCCCTTGACGCGGGGCACTTGGCGCCGTGGGCCAGGTAG
- the mcm10 gene encoding DNA replication licensing factor mcm10: MADDDLDAQLAALQAKIAARDAKAAREKQRQEAEEAKILVGATPPKRTPRTQTAPPPEAPPQPSFVRASALPRTAAASSSSSSRRDEPPPLPPSQPAPSSLAERLAARRNRAPKQVLPTLERTATFRDNIARAKAVAMKDTGDKSRSKVDDDDDDDELSVVRTGAEREADLTVSTELQLGPGEFGLDPEGEDEWRALEPNSGIRLSSRKITHAEVQDSLYGRYYLRPSELYSVIRLSADGATYDVPVDGDWVTIAVVAERGDIKVSGMKEEKEDGVDDGVDRSGSGKGKGKGKEKAPEKRKRTPKKYVALKLVSLPPRSKTLGGKAPGGDAHLKLLLFQADDSLHHTDEEGNVTKSYRGGSGGAYERWSSLPVGAVIALINPRVLRPLEHRGRGAPHPLTLPLALNPFSADSIVVIGQAMDMGRCTAFKADGQRCKDWVDTRTGAVCEYHVHAAITRGRSSRAEFASATSSMALTTFTPKQIAAGAADKFDPRRKTGLLPRSGAMAAPRGPDNGGGGATYMVGGRVTRTGTTPGAIPSFGDSHLSERLGRSQAERRKRKVEEAEAEAALERLFKRQGGDAGVATDYLASIGVGKKKEPPADAKRTFSAQAIKRIGFDPSGRRDENASKRSEAIEKLLAPSGTPNLGPPRGPKRLSNVVVPAHAVRGSEATKEEEEVMVDLE, translated from the exons atggccgacgacgacctcgacgcgcagctcgccgccctgcaGGCCAAGATCGCAGCGCGagacgccaaggccgcgcgcgagaagCAGCGGCAGGAAGCAGAGGAGGCCAAgatcctcgtcggcgcgacgccgccaaagcGGACACCGCGCACGCAGACCGCTCCTCCGCCAGAAGCGCCTCCGCAGCCGTCGTtcgtgcgcgcgtcggcgctgccgcggACCGCGGCCGcatcgtcgtcttcatcatCTCGCCGAGATgagccgccgcccctgccgccATCACagcctgcgccgtcgtcgctggccgagcggctggccgcgcggcgcAACAGGGCGCCGAAGCAGGTCCTCCCGACACTTGAACGCACCGCGACCTTTCGCGACAACATTGCGAGGGCCAAGGCGGTGGCCATGAAGGATACTGGAGATAAAAGTCGGagcaaggtcgacgacgacgacgacgacgacgagctctcCGTCGTCCGcactggcgccgagcgcgaagcCGACCTCACCGTCTCGACGgagctgcagctcggccCAGGCGAGTTTGGtctcgaccccgagggcgaggacgagtggcgcgcgctcgagcccaACTCTGGCATCCGGCTGTC CTCGCGCAAGATcacgcacgccgaggtcCAGGACAGCTTGTACGGCCGGTACTACCTCCGCCCGAGCGAGCTGTACTCTGTCATCCGGCtgagcgccgacggcgcgacgtACGACGTGCCGGTTGACGGCGACTGGGTCACCATTGCGGTCGTGGCTGAGCGGGGCGACATCAAGGTCAGCGGGAtgaaggaggagaaggaggacggggtggatgatggcgtcgaccggagcggcagcggcaagggcaagggcaagggaaAGGAGAAGGCGCcggagaagcgcaagcgcacgCCGAAAAAGTAcgtcgcgctcaagctcgtctCTCTCCCGCCGCGGAGTAAGACCCTCGGCGGGAAGgcgcccggcggcgacgcgcacctcaagctcctcctcttccaggccgacgacagcCTCCACCACACCGACGAAGAGGGCAACGTGACCAAGTCGTACCGCGGTGGAtcgggcggcgcgtacgaGCGCTGGTCTAGCCTGCCTGTCGGCGCGGTGATCGCGCTCATTAACCCTCGGGTACTGCGGCCtctcgag CAccggggccgcggcgcaccaCACCCCCTCACTCTAcccctcgcgctcaaccctttctcggccgactcgatcgtcgtcatcggccaGGCTATGGACATGGGTCGCTGCACTGCGTTCAAGGCCGACGGACAGCGGTGCAAGGACTGGGTCGACACGCGTACTGGCGCCGTGTGCGAGTATCACGTTCATGCGGCTATCACGCGCGGTCGCTCGTCCCGAGCAGAGTttgcgagcgcgacgtcgtccaTGGCGCTTACGACGTTCACGCCCAAGCAGATCGCTGCCGGCGCAGCGGACAAGTTTGACCCGAGGCGCAAGACGGGCTTGCTtccgcgcagcggcgccatGGCCGCGCCCCGCGGACCggacaacggcggcggcggggcgacgtACAtggtcggcggccgcgtcaCGCGCACCGGCACTACGCCGGGCGCGATCCCGTCCTTTGGCGACTCGCACCTGTCTGAGAGGCTGGGCCGCTCGCAGGCGGAGAGGCGGAagcgcaaggtcgaggaggccgaggccgaggcggccctcgagcgcctgtTCAAGCGGCAGGGAggcgacgcgggcgtcgCGACAGACTACCTCGCGTCCATTGGCGTcgggaagaagaaggagccGCCGGCGGACGCGAAGCGCACGTTCTCGGCACAGGCGATCAAGCGGATCGGCTTTGATCCctccggccggcgcgacgagaaCGCGTCCaagcggagcgaggcgatTGAGAAGCTcctcgcgccgagcggcacgccgaACCTCGGCCCACCGAGAGGCCCGAAGCGGCTGAGTaacgtcgtcgtgccggcgCATGCTGTGCgcgggagcgaggcgaccaaggaggaggaggaggtcatGGTAGACCTGGAGTAG
- the pol1 gene encoding DNA polymerase alpha catalytic subunit, with protein MSSKRGPTSAKDRLAQLREARAKGGRLQQWKPDDSELYDEVDDDEYRAIVGDRLARDDFIDDDDGSGYVDHGQDEWGGGGGEEEESEDEDAFDGEDEELQRARRAKRAKARARAEKTGKVAAKPKAKAGYSDYARPAQGAGSYRAAAPVNEDSFMASLLSTVAAEPTSSRKRRSSPDWPSSEPAAPSSESGFFSSGSRKRYGEESDEDVWDARNGVMGKKKPRMSEATVVPDEDEHEGVDFGDNDNTFDMEVDDVVVKAEPVDIDDDEDEFAIKKPAAKVGPRVPAAARRRVVNATAVKHEVKREPDVEVKPAAKVDRKPVDRTHWQAVQDALVTPKSDLDAVRVPQGSTKPENVLEADGSLRIFWLDFLEQEGVIHLVGKVLDRASGKYVSACVSVNGIQRNLFVKPRQNRFSGGRETDIEVTKADVYQEFDNIRNKHGIEEWRAKFVNRKYAFEDHTVEHGESEWMKVVYPFDQPEIPVGTTGATFSHVFGANTSAFELLVLKRRIMGPCWLDIKGAEVSTKATSWCKIEFTVSDPKNVNPVKEDDETAPKDTPPLTMMSISLRTIVNHRENKTEILVASVRTWEGVNIEDPTPPEKQPSSVTTIVRPIEKFPPGLEQRARSERSPFQAVKAERALLNSLLATIGRLDPDVIVGHNFLGSGFEALLYRLKELKADQWSRIGRFRRKGFTISKAGSNVRLMAGRLVADLSSDAAKGMISSTTWSLTEMVGTHLKVTREDVDPEDTHTFFDHTLSGPDKLIQFIRLCEIDAYFQMAIASRVQLLPLTKQLTSLAGNSWNLTLNGGRAVRNEFILLHEFHRLKYVCPDKMFNKQKIKIVNEQGEEEEVVAGHKRGKAKYAGGLVFEPKRGLWDTYILVMDFNSLYPSIIQEYNIDFTTVEREEDENAEEEKIPDVPPSDTQQGVLPRLIATLVNRRRQVKGLMKDKTASAAKLSQWDIKQQALKLTANSMYGCLGFSGSRFASRPLAALTTFKGREILTHTRELAESLQLDVVYGDTDSVFVNSNVTTYPEALKIANEFKKLVNERYKLLEIDLDATFERVLLLNKKKYAAVKIDEAGSRSTEVKGLDMKRREFSKLSKDASATVLKEILSGDATENVVNKIHEYLTSLGETVRSGEVPIEDFIIFKRLGKNPEDYPDKKSQPHVQVALRMKAKGTAVRAHDVIPYVLCLGPDGKTARSAQADRAYHPDDLRRTGSELKVDYDLYLDSQVLQPVLRLCESIEGTERARLAECLGLDPSRYASSNNEVQERAFFTFESQITDKERFKEASPLTLRCASCEGTFTFEGVQADGSDRVAVLRPKGVQCALCEAAVHPASVAIQMETQIRSYISKYYLGWTVCDGDGCNARTRSMGVYGRRCLGFVKPDCKGTVHPEYTDLQLYNQLLYFRHLFDADKALSATRGSARFDEVRALTQANAKTLADCMGVADKYLDRNGRRYVDLGSLFGFMERIRL; from the exons ATGTCCTCAAAACGAGGACCAACTTCGGCAAAGGACCGCTTGGCGCAGCTGCGTGAGGCGCGCGCCAAGGGCGGAAGGTTGCAGCAGTGGAAG CCTGATGACTCGGAGCTctacgacgaggtcgacgacgacgagtaccgCGCCATTGTGggcgaccgcctcgcccgtGACGACTTTatcgatgacgacgacggcagtgGATACGTCGACCACGGACAGGACGAgtggggaggcggcggcggcgaggaggaagagagcgaggatgaggacgcgttcgacggcgaggacgaggagctgcagcGAG CACGCCGTGCGAAGCGCGCCAAGGCTCGTGCACGCGCCGAGAAGACGGGCAAGGTGGCGGCaaagcccaaggccaaggccgggTACTCTGACTACGCCCGCCCTGCGCAGGGAGCTGGATCGtaccgcgccgcggcgccagtcAACGAGGACAGCTTCATGGCGTCGCTCTTGTCCACGGTCGCCGCCGAACCGACATCATCCCGCAAGCGAAGGTCATCGCCCGACTGGCCATcgagcgagccagcagcgcccAGCTCGGAGTCGGGCTTCTTCTCCAGCGGCTCGCGAAAGCGCTacggcgaggagagcgacgaggatgtcTGGGACGCGCGGAACGGCGTCatgggcaagaagaagccgCGCATGAGCGAGGCCACGGTCGTCCCggatgaggacgagcacgagggtgtcgactttggcgacaacgacaacacgTTCGATATGGAGGTCGACGATGTGGTGGTCAAGGCTGAGCCGGTGGACatcgatgacgacgaggatgagtTTGCGATCAAGAAGCCTGCGGCCAAGGTTGGGCCACGGGtgccagctgctgctcgccgccgggtTGTCAACGCCACCGCCGTCAAGCACGAGGTTAAGCGCGAGCCGGATGTCGAGGTCaagcccgccgccaaggtcgaccGCAAGCCCGTCGACCGCACCCACTGGCAGGCAGTGCAGGACGCGCTCGTCACACCCAAGTCGGACCTTGACGCGGTGCGCGTTCCGCAGGGCTCGACCAAGCCCGAGaacgtgctcgaggccgacggctCGCTGCGCATCTTCTGGCTCGACTTCCTGGAGCAGGAGGGCGTGATCCACCTCGTTGGCAAGGTCCTGGACCGCGCGTCGGGCAAGTACGTCAGTGCCTGCGTCAGCGTCAACGGCATCCAGCGTAACCTGTTCGTCAAGCCCCGCCAGAACCGCTTCTCGGGTGGCCGCGAGACGGATATCGAAGTCACCAAGGCCGATGTTTACCAGGAGTTTGACAACATTCGCAACAAGCACGGCATTGAAGAATGGCGCGCCAAGTTCGTCAACCGCAAGTACGCGTTCGAGGACCACACTGTCGAGCACGGAGAGAGCGAGTGGATGAAGGTTGTCTATCCGTTCGATCAGCCCGAGATTCCGGTTGGGACGACCGGTGCGACCTTTTCGCATGTGTTTGGTGCCAACACCAGCGCGTTCGAGCTGCTTGTCCTCAAGAGGCGCATCATGGGCCCTTGCTGGCTCGACatcaagggcgccgaggtgtcTACCAAGGCGACGTCGTGGTGCAAGATCGAGTTCACCGTTTCCGACCCCAAGAATGTCAACCCTgtcaaggaggacgacgagacggcgccCAAGGACACGCCACCTCTGACCATGATGAGCATCTCGCTCCGCACCATTGTCAACCACCGCGAGAACAAGACCGAGatcctcgtcgcgtcggtgCGCACCTGGGAGGGAGTCAACATTGAGGACCCAACACCACCCGAGAAGCAGCCGTCGAGCGTCACCACCATTGTGAGGCCAATTGAAAAGTTCCCTCCTggcctcgagcagcgtgcGCGCTCGGAGCGGTCGCCTTTCCAGGCCGTCAAGGCGGAGCGTGCTCTGCTCaactcgctcctcgccaccattggtcgcctcgaccccgacgtcATTGTCGGCCACAACTTTCTCGGCAGCGGGTTCGAGGCGCTTCTCTACCGtctcaaggagctcaaggccgaccaGTGGAGCCGTATCGGCCGCTTCAGGCGCAAGGGCTTTACCATCAGCAAGGCGGGTAGCAATGTGCGCTTAATGGcgggccgcctcgtcgccgacctgtcttcggacgcggccaagggcaTGAtaagctcgacgacctggtcGCTCACCGAGATGGTCGGCACCCACCTCAAGGTGACGCGCGAAGACGTCGATCCCGAGGACACTCACACGTTCTTCGACCACACTCTGAGCGGGCCGGACAAGCTCATCCAGTTTATCCGCCTGTGCGAGATTGACGCCTACTTCCAGATGGCTATTGCCTCGCGCGTGCAGCTGCTTCCTCTCACGAAGCAACTCACAAGCCTTGCCGGCAACTCGTGGAACCTTACCCTCAATGGTGGTCGTGCCGTCCGCAACGAGTTCATTCTGTTGCACGAGTTCCACCGCCTCAAGTACGTCTGCCCCGACAAGATGTTCAACAAGCAGAAGATCAAGATTGTCAAcgagcagggcgaggaggaggaggtcgtcgccggTCACAAGCGCGGCAAGGCCAAGTACGCCGGTGGTCTCGTCTTCGAGCCCAAGCGCGGCCTCTGGGACACGTACATCCTCGTCATGGACTTCAACTCGCTTTACCCGAGTATCATCCAGGAGTACAACATCGACTTTACGACAGTAGAGCGGGAAGAGGATGAgaacgccgaggaggagaagattCCCGATGTCCCTCCGTCCGACACGCAACAGGGCGTTCTCCCCCGTCTTATTGCCACTCTTGTCaaccgtcgtcggcaggtCAAGGGCCTCATGAAGGACAAGACTGCGTCGGCCGCCAAGCTCTCCCAGTGGGACATCAAGCAGCAGGCTCTCAAGCTCACCGCCAACTCGATGTACGGCTGTCTTGGTTTCTCTGGCTCGCGTTTCGCCTCGCGACCTCTTGCCGCGCTCACGACCTTCAAGGGCCGTGAGATTCTCACCCACacccgcgagctcgccgagtcaCTCCAGCTCGATGTCGTCTACGGTGACACCGACTCGGTGTTCGTCAACTCGAACGTGACAACGTAccccgaggcgctcaagatTGCCAACGAGTTCAAGAAGCTCGTCAACGAGCGGTACAAGCTGCTGGAAAttgacctcgacgcgacCTTTGAgcgtgtgctgctgctcaacaAGAAGAAGTATGCTGCTGTCAAGATTGACGAGGCTGGATCCCGCAGCACCGAGGTCAAGGGTCTCGACATGAAGCGTCGAGAGTTCTCCAAGCTGTCCAAGGATGCCAGTGCTACCGTGCTCAAGGAGATCCTctcgggcgacgcgacggAGAACGTTGTCAACAAGATCCACGAGTATCTCACGTCTCTCGGCGAGACTGTTCGCTCTGGCGAGGTGCCCATTGAGGACTTTATCATCTTCAAGCGACTCGGCAAGAACCCCGAGGACTACCCCGACAAGAAGTCGCAGCCACACGTCCAGGTCGCTCTGCGCATGAAGGCTAAGGGCACTGCTGTCCGTGCGCACGACGTCATTCCTTACGTGCTCTGCCTTGGGCCAGACGGCAAGACGGCACGCAGCGCCCAGGCAGACCGCGCATACCACCCCGACGACCTCCGCCGTACCGGCTccgagctcaaggtcgaCTACGACCTGTACCTCGACTCGCAGGTCCTTCAGCCCGTGCTTCGTCTTTGCGAGTCCATCGAGGGCACCGAGCGCGCACGCCTTGCCGAatgcctcggccttgacccATCACGCTACGCTAGCTCCAACAACGAGGTGCAGGAGCGCGCCTTCTTCACCTTTGAATCCCAGATCACCGACAAGGAACGGTTCAAGGAGGCTTCGCCGCTTACGCTCCGCTGTGCGTCATGTGAGGGCACCTTCACCTTTGAGGGTGTGCAGGCCGACGGCTCGGACCGTGTGGCTGTTCTCCGCCCCAAGGGCGTCCAGTGCGCACTGTGCGAGGCGGCGGTCCATCCCGCGTCGGTTGCCATCCAGATGGAGACGCAGATCCGGTCCTACATCAGCAAGTACTACCTCGGCTGGACAGTGTGCGACGGAGACGGGTGCAACGCCCGTACACGCTCGATGGGCGTGTACGGTCGGCGGTGCCTCGGCTTTGTCAAGCCCGACTGCAAGGGCACCGTGCATCCCGAGTACACCGACCTGCAGCTGTACAACCAGCTGCTGTACTTCCGCCATCTGTTTGACGCGGACAAGGCTCTGTCAGCGACACGTGGCTCGGCACGCtttgacgaggtgcgcgcgttGACACAGGCCAACGCCAAGACGCTGGCAGACTGCATGGGGGTAGCGGACAAGTACCTCGACCGTAATGGCCGGCGGTACGTCGACCTGGGGTCGCTGTTTGGTTTCATGGAGAGGATCCGGTTGTAG